A section of the Agarivorans litoreus genome encodes:
- the ubiB gene encoding ubiquinone biosynthesis regulatory protein kinase UbiB has translation MTPKEFARFRQINRTLCRYGIDQLLPKRFWPWPLRLLRSMVFWWRNQHKNDSAGARIRMAMEELGPVFIKFGQMMSTRRDLLPPDIADELALLQDQVSPFSGELAKQQIELALERPIDELFDDFEMQPLASASIAQVHTATLKENGQEVVLKVIRPGIERTILSDIALMQRVAGFFALFFADGRRLRPKEVVEEYRKTIVDELDLAREASNAIQLRRNFTDAKELYVPEVYSDHCRKTLLVMERIYGIPVANIDELTAQNTNMKLLAERGVEVFFTQVFRDSFFHADMHPGNIFVSREHPEDPQYIGIDCGIVGTLNKEDQRYLAENFLAFFNRDYHKVAQLHVDSGWVPADTKVEEFEAAIRTVCEPIFAKPLSEISFGHVLLNLFNTARRFNMEVQPQLVLLQKTLLYIEGLGRQLYPELDLWATAKPFLERWMRKQVGPEAVFTAFKEKAPYWLETLPHLPELVYDNLQLAKQQQLKFQQFTAQYLQQQKQRQRSLILALAAASSLISAALLYPSLPMVSIALAISSGFVGLMSWRQLK, from the coding sequence ATGACGCCCAAGGAGTTTGCGCGCTTTCGTCAAATAAACCGCACCCTTTGTCGTTATGGTATCGACCAACTGTTACCTAAGCGTTTTTGGCCTTGGCCGCTACGTTTACTGCGCAGTATGGTGTTTTGGTGGCGTAATCAGCATAAAAATGACTCTGCCGGTGCCCGTATCCGCATGGCGATGGAAGAGTTAGGGCCAGTATTCATAAAATTTGGCCAAATGATGTCGACCCGTCGCGACTTGTTACCGCCCGATATCGCCGATGAGCTAGCTTTGCTGCAAGACCAAGTGTCTCCGTTTTCTGGCGAGCTAGCTAAACAACAAATTGAGTTGGCTTTAGAGCGCCCTATTGACGAGCTGTTTGATGACTTTGAAATGCAGCCCTTGGCATCGGCCTCTATTGCCCAAGTACATACCGCCACCTTAAAAGAAAATGGCCAAGAGGTGGTGCTTAAAGTTATTCGCCCTGGCATTGAGCGAACTATTCTCTCAGACATTGCCTTAATGCAGCGGGTTGCTGGCTTCTTTGCCCTATTTTTTGCTGATGGTCGCCGCTTGCGTCCAAAAGAAGTGGTAGAAGAATACCGAAAAACCATTGTTGATGAATTAGATCTAGCGCGCGAAGCTTCTAACGCTATTCAGCTACGCCGTAATTTTACTGACGCAAAAGAGCTGTATGTTCCAGAGGTGTACAGTGATCATTGCCGCAAGACCTTGTTGGTTATGGAACGTATTTACGGTATCCCTGTTGCCAACATTGATGAGTTAACAGCGCAAAACACCAATATGAAACTATTGGCTGAGCGTGGTGTGGAAGTGTTCTTTACTCAGGTATTCAGAGACAGCTTTTTCCATGCGGATATGCATCCAGGGAATATTTTTGTATCACGCGAGCACCCAGAAGACCCGCAATACATAGGTATTGATTGTGGCATTGTGGGCACCTTGAATAAGGAAGATCAGCGCTATTTAGCAGAAAACTTTTTGGCATTTTTTAATCGCGATTATCACAAGGTGGCCCAGTTACATGTAGATTCTGGTTGGGTGCCAGCAGATACCAAAGTGGAAGAGTTTGAGGCTGCAATTCGCACCGTGTGTGAGCCTATTTTTGCCAAGCCGCTATCAGAGATTTCCTTTGGTCACGTACTATTGAATTTGTTTAATACAGCGCGTCGCTTCAATATGGAAGTTCAGCCGCAGTTGGTATTGTTACAGAAAACCTTGTTATACATAGAAGGTTTAGGGCGTCAGCTTTATCCAGAATTGGATTTGTGGGCAACCGCTAAACCCTTTTTAGAACGTTGGATGCGCAAACAAGTGGGGCCAGAGGCAGTATTTACTGCCTTTAAAGAAAAGGCGCCTTACTGGTTGGAAACGCTGCCGCATTTACCAGAGTTGGTTTATGATAACCTGCAATTGGCAAAGCAACAGCAGCTTAAGTTTCAGCAATTTACCGCACAGTATTTGCAGCAACAAAAACAGCGCCAGCGTAGTTTAATTTTAGCCTTGGCAGCCGCTTCAAGTTTGATTTCGGCAGCTTTGCTTTACCCAAGTTTACCGATGGTATCGATAGCCTTGGCAATAAGTAGTGGGTTTGTTGGGTTAATGAGTTGGCGACAACTAAAATAG